Below is a genomic region from Jiangella gansuensis DSM 44835.
CCGGGCGCATGGCTGCGGCGGTCCAGGCACCGTACGCACCCCAGCCGTGCGCGACGAGCACCGCCCGCCGTTCGCCGAGCGAGCGGATGACGCCGGTGATGTCGGCGGCGAACGTGAACGGGTCGTACCCGCGCGGGGTCTTGTCGCTGCCGCCGTAGCCGCGCAGGTCCATCGCGGCCACGCGCCAGCCGGCGGCGGCCAGAGCCGGCAGCTGATGCCGCCAGGCCCACCAGAATTCCGGGAAGCCGTGTAGCAGCAGGATCAGCGGGCCGTGCCCCATCTCGGCAACATGGAACTGCGCGCCGTTGGCGGCGATGGACCGGTGGGTCCAGGGACCGGGGATGTCGACCGTCTGGCGGTGCTCGGTGGTGATCACGTGCGGTCGGCGGTCCCAGTGAGTGCGCGGGCGGCGTCGCGGGCCGTCGTCTTGGTCCGCTCGGCCCTGGTCACGCGACCGAAGCTGCTCTTGGCGATCAGGGCCAGCACCAGCGCGATCACGAGGTAAGCACCCGCGACCACGAGGAAGGACCATCCCAGCGCCAACCCTAGTGCGTGCACACCGTAGACCAGCGCGAACGACCCGAGGATGAACGCGATGAGCGCCAGGAACGCGGCGCCGGCGATCATCGCGCCACCCAGCCCGGCGGACCGGGCGTCGTTCTTGAGCTCGGCCTTGGCGAGTTCGATCTCGTCGTGGACGAGCGCGGTGAGATCGTTCTTGATCGAGGCCACCAGCTGCCCGATCGACGCCGAGCTCGCGGTGGCACCGTCGCCGGCGGATCGAGTGGTCATCCGGTACCCCCTCGTCGTAGTCGTCACCTCAGGCCCCGACGCAGGCCGTTGCCACGTGCTCGACTCTAGAG
It encodes:
- a CDS encoding phage holin family protein → MTTRSAGDGATASSASIGQLVASIKNDLTALVHDEIELAKAELKNDARSAGLGGAMIAGAAFLALIAFILGSFALVYGVHALGLALGWSFLVVAGAYLVIALVLALIAKSSFGRVTRAERTKTTARDAARALTGTADRT